The DNA sequence ACGGTGGTGATCACCACCCACGACATGGAGGAGGCATCCAGGCTGTGTGACCGGATCGGCATCGTCGATCACGGCAAGCTGCTCGCCCTGGACACCCCCGAGGCGCTGACCGGCAGGATGAGCAACACCGCCCTGACCGTCACGGTGCGGCCGCCGTACAGCGGAATGAACGGCGTGGTCCACATGGTGCAGAGCCTCGGTGTCGCCGAGCGGGTCGAGGTGCTCCAGCAGGAGGAGGGCACACCCGACGGCGACGGCACCTTCCGGATGAAGGTCTACAGCAACGCGCCGTCCTCCGTACTCCTGCCCACCGTCATCAAGGCCCTGTCCGACACCGGCTGTGAAATCAAGGACCTGAATGTGAGCAAGGCGAGTCTGGAAGACGTGTTCGTCGAGCTGACGGGGAAGGAGATGCGGTGAGCACCTCCGCACGCCCCCCGTCCTCGACGGGCGAGACCACCGGCGCCAAGGCCACGGAGGAGAAGCCCGCGAGCAGCGCCACGCCGTCCGCGAGCCAGGGCGGCGGCCAGGCCCCCTCCGGCGACAAGCCGGCCGAGCGCAAGGTCCCCGACCCCAGGACCCCTGCCCCCGCCGCGCCGGCTCGGGACAAGGGCGACGACGACAGGGCCGCCGAGATCAAGGCCGCCGAGGACGACGGCTTCGAGGACACCCGGACCGTGCTCGTCCGGTCCAAGTCGCCGAACGCCGCGCCCGCCGCCGAGGAACGGGCCGAGGAGCGGAAGGCCCCCGCGGCCCCGCCGGTCAAGCAGCCCACGTCGCACGAGACCAGGCACCACGAGCCCAAGCCGCTCGACACCCGCCCCCATGAGCACAGGCACCACCAGCCGACGGGGTCCGGGACCACGCACGGCGACATCGGCGACACCCTGACGCTGGTCATCAAGCCCCAGCCGGCCCCGTCGGCCTCCCAGGCCGCGCAGGACGCCAAGGCCGCGCTGAACGCCATCATCGCGGCGGCCGAAGCCCGTTCGCCCCTCGTGGAGCCCGAGCCGGAGCGCGGACTCGAACTCGAACTGCCCGACGGAAAGCGCCGCGGCGGACGCCACCGGCGCCGCGCCAGCCGGTGGCGGACGTTCTTCTTCATCCTGTGGCGGGACATCTTCGTCACCGGCCGCGAGATGGGCCCCTTCCTGGGGCAGGTCATCGTGGAACCGTTCTTCATGCTGTTCGTCTTCGGCAAGGTGCTCGGCGAGATCGGCATGACCCAGCCCGGTTTCCAGCAGGTGCTGCTGCCCGGTGTGGTGGCGCTGAACAGCTTCCTGGTCGCCCTGCAGAACACCGCGTTGCCCCTGGCCATCGACTTCTCCTGGACCAAGGAGATCGAGGACCGATTGCTCTCGCCGCTGCCGGTCGGCCTGGTGGCGGTGGAGAAGGCCATCTTCGGAGCGATGCGCGGGGTGATCGGCGCCCTGGTCATGATCCCGATCGGTCTGTGGCTGCTGGACGACGTCTCCTGGCCGCTGTCCAAGATGCCGGAGACCTTGGGCATCCTCGCCCTCGGCGGACTGGTCGGCGCCGCGGTCGGGCTCACCCTCGGCACCCTGACGCCCGCCCGCCACATCTCCATCGTCTTCGCCATGACGCTCACCCCGATCATGTTCACCGGGGCCACGCAGTTCCCGTGGCGGAGCCTGGAGGGCGTCCGCTGGTTCCAGATCCTGTGCTCCGTCAACCCGCTGACCTACGTCACCGAGGCGATGCGCGGGCTGCTGCTGCCCTCCGGCCCCGGAATCCCGGAGTCGATCCCGCTGTGGATCTGCGGATGCGCCATCGGGGCGTCCATCCTGATCTACGGGTTCATCGGTATCCGGGGCTTCAACCGCCGGGCGCAGGACTGAGCGACGGCAGGTCCAGAGAGTAAGGCACCACACCATGACGGCATCCGAGCAGACGAAGACAGCCATCGTGTTCCCGGGCATGGGACCCTCCAGCTTCTCCGAGGTGGGCAGGTTCCTGACGCTCGACCCGTTCGCCCGCAAGCGGCTCGCCGAGGCCGACGACGCGCTCGGCTACTCGGTCTTCGACCGGCTCCGCGACTCCGAGGACGACTACTCCGAGGCCACCCAGATCGCCTTCCTGGTGAACTCGATGGCCTCGGCGGACCGGGCGGAGCAGGAACACGGCCTGGTCCCGGACCTGTGCGTGGGACCCAGCTTCGGGCAGAAGGCGGCGGCGGCCTACGTCAGCTCGCTGCCGTTTCCCGAGGTGGTGCGGCTCACCGCGGAACTGGCCCGCTGTGAACACGCCTACTTCACCGAGGAGTACCAGGACGCGGTCACCCACACCTTCGTCCGCACCCCGCAGGAGAAGCTGACGGAGATCCTCGCCGAGTTCGATGAACGCGGTGAGTGGTACGACTACTCCGGCTACCTCGACGACGGCTTCTTCATGGTCTCGCTGCGCGAGAAGGAGCTGGAGGGGTTCAAGAAGGCGATCAGCCAGGCCGGCGGCTACTCCATGTACACCATGGTCCCGGCGGTGCACGCGCCCGCGTTCGCGGAGCTGCGGCGCCGGGCCGCCGAGGAGATCCTGCCGAGGTACGACCTCAAGGACCCCAAGCTGCCCGTGGTCACCGACCAGGACGGCACGATCGTGACCTCGGCCGACGAGCTGCGCACCATGCTGCTGGACACCTTCGACCTGCCGATCCACTGGCCCAAGGTCGTGGACACGCTGAAGGACGCCGGGGTGTCGAAGATGTACATCACCGGGCCGGACAACCTCTTCCACCGGCTGGACCGCACCAAGTCCAACTTCGAGGTGGTGACGGTGGGTCCGGGCAAGCGCTCGCGCCCCGCCCGGAAACGCTGATCGCCCCTCCGCGGCACTCGGCCCCTCTCGCCCCGTCGATCGTGTGATCGGCGGGGCGATGTGCTGCGCGGCGGCTGGTCCGGGCCGGCTCCGCGAGAGCCACTGCGTTCAGCGGCCCCGCGCTGTATCCGCTGGGATGTGTCCGCGGGATGTCTCCGCCGGTGACCTCACTGGTCCGCCCGGCCGTGTCCGCGCCGGCATTCCGCCCGTACGACGACGTCGGTCCCCGAGCCCGCGTCCGGGGCTCGGGAACCGACGTCGTGCCGGGCCCGAATCGGCCAACAGCGTCTTGGGGGGCGGGGCGGGCCCTTTCGGGTGGGCCCGCCCCTTTTGGCGCCGCAGCGCCCGTCAGCCCGACAGCCAGTCCTCCACTACCCGCGCCGTCGTACCGGCGTGGTCCTCCATCATCGTGAAGTGGTCCCCCGGCGCATCGACCGCGGTGTGCGGCAGTTCCCAGTACGACCGCCAGTCGCCGTCGCGGGACCAATCGAAGAACCGCTCCTCGGCCCGGACCAGCAGGGTCGGGGTCTTGACCTCGCGGGGCCGCCACTGCCCGAACAGCCGGAAGTACGCGCCCATGGCCAGCAGCCGGGTGTCGTCCACCGGCACGTGGCCGGTGCTCCGCTCGTCGATCCCGGCCCTCAGGTTCGGCTGGACAGCCATGGCCGCTTCCGGGTCGTGCGAGTAGATGTCGAGCAGCACCACCGCGTCCGGGAAGACCCCGGTGCTCTCCAGCCGTGCGGCCACCTCATGGGCGAGCAGCCCGCCCGAGGAGTGCCCCAGCAGCACGAACGGCGCCCCGTCGGTCTGCCGCAGCACCGCCTCGGTGTGTGCTTCGATCACCGCCTCGGGGTTCGCCGGAAGCCGCTCCCCGGCGACGAAACCGGGGTTGCCCAGCGCCCAGACGTCCCGGTGGCCACGGAATCCGGCGGCGAACCGGGCGTACTGGTGCGGGCCTCCGATCGGCAGGATCGAGGGGAAGCAGACCAGCGCGGGCCGGGTGTCACCGCCGCGGGACAGCCGCACCATCGTGGGCGACTTGTCCAGTTCCGCGGCGCTCGCGAACGAGGGCCGGAACCGCGAGACATCCATCAGCAGCCGGGTGAACTCCTCCTGCCGGCCGAGTTCCTCGGCTTCCCGCATCATCGCGCCGAACACGGCCGACGACTCCGTGCCCGCCGTCTCTCCCTGCGCGGCGCCCGACACCGTACCGCCCTCGGCGGCCACCGGACCGGCCAGTCCGGCGAGCAGTTGCCGGGCGACCAGCTCGGGCGTGGGCTGGTCGAAGAGCAGCGTCGGGGGCAGCCGCAGCCCGCTCACGGCGTTGAGCCGGTTGCGCAGCTCGACGGAGGTCAGGGAGTCGAAGCCCAGCTCCAGGAAGCCACGCGTGGCCCCCACGGCCTCCGGGCCCTCGAAACCGAGGACCGTGGCGGCGTGGGTGCGGACCAGGTCCAGCACGACCTTCTCCCGCTCCGCCTCGTCCAGCCCGGCCAGACGGCGCGCCAGCGAGGGGCCGCTCCCGTCGGCCGCCGCGGCGGAGGCCATGCGCCGCCGGGGCGTCGCCCGGACCAGTCCGCGGAACACGGCGGGCAACGTGCCCTCGGCGGCCTGCTCCCGCAGCGGCGCGGTGTCCAGGTGGAGCGGTGCGAGCACCGCCTCACCGTCGACCGCGCATGCCACGTCGAACAGCTCCAGACCGTCCGCCGAAGACAGCGGCTTCATCCCGGAGCGCTCGAGACGCCGCACGTCCGCGTCCGTCATGGCGCCGGTCATCGCGCTGCGCTGCTCCCACAGGCCCCAGGCCAGCGAGAGGGCGGGCAGGCCGGCGGACCGGCGGTGTGCGACGAGGGCGTCCAGGAAGGCGTTGGCGGCGGCGTAGTTGGCCTGGCCCGGCGCACCGAAGGTGCCGGCGACGGACGAGAACAGCACGAACGCCGTGAGGGGGAGATCACGGGTCAGCTCGTCGAGGTTCCGGGCCGCGTCCACCTTCGGCCGGAACGCCGTGTCGATCCGGTCCGGGGTGAGCGCGGGCAACGGCCCGTCGTCCAGCACACCCGCGGTGTGCACCACGGCGGTGAGCGGATGCGCCGGGTCCACCTCGGCCAGCATCGCCGACAGCGCCTCACGGTCGGCCACATCGCACGCCGCGACGCTCACCTCGGCGCCCCGCTCGGTCAGTTCGGCGACCAGCTCGGACATCCCCTGGGCGCGCAGTCCACGACGGCTGTTGAGCAGCAGACGCCGCACTCCGTGCTCGGCCACCAGATGGCGGGCGAGCTGCCCACCGAGGACACCGGTGGCGCCGGTGATGAGCACCGTGCCGTCCGGGTCGAACCCCGGCAGCCCCTCGGGCGCCCGGCCCTGGTCCTGGTCCTGGTCCCGGACGGCGACCCGGGCCAGCCGGGGCGCACACAGGCCGCCCGCCCGGATGGCGATCTGCGGCTCACCGCTGGACACCGCCGCCGTGAGCGTCGTGGCCGATACCTGTTCACCGTCCAGGTCCAGCAGCAAGAAACGGCCCGGGTTCTCGGTCTGGGCCGTCCGGACCAGACCCCATACGGGCGCGTGCGGCAGGTCGGCCACCCCGGAGTCCGGGGACGTGGCGACCGCGCCGCGGGTGAGGAACGCCAGCCGCGCCCCGGCGAAACCCTCCTCCGCGAGCCACGACTGCGCGTCCTCCAGCGCGGCGTGCGCGGCCAGCCGCGCACCCTCCGCCAGATCGGCGCCATCGGCGCCATCGGCGGGGGCGATGTGCGGGAGGAGGACGACGTCGGGCCGGTACCCGCCAGAGGCCACCACGGCCGCCAGCTCGGCCAGATCGGGGAAGACATCGCACTCGGCACCGGTGGACTCCAGCGCGGTGACGAGCCCCAGGGCGTCCGTACCGTTCACGGCACCCGCGTCGACCAGGGCCCAGCGGATGGACTCGGGGGCCGCCGAGGGCGCCGGTACCGCGGCCCACTCCAGCCGGAACAGCGATGCGTGGTAGCTCACCTGGGCCGCGCGCAGCTGCTCCGGGGCAATGGTCCGCAGCACCAGCGAGTCCACCGACGCGACCGCGCCACCGTTCTCGTCCGCGACCGTCAGGGACACCGCGTCCGGCCCGGCCGGTGCGATCCGTACGCGCAGCGCCGTGGCGCCCGCGGCGTGGAGGGTGACACCACTCCAGGAGAACGGCATCCGGATGCCATCGGCGTCGGCTGCCACGAAGTCACCCAGCGCCACGCCGTGCAGCGCGGAGTCCAGCAGCGCCGGGTGCAGCCCGAAGAGCGCGGCGTCGGTCCGCTGCCGCTGCTCCAGCCGGAGCTCGGCGAAGACCTCCGCACCACGCCGCCAGGCGGCCGTCAGCCCCTGGAACGCCGGACCGTAGCCGACACCGCCGGCCGCGAACCGCTCGTAGAGATCGTCCACCTCGATGGCGACCGCCTCGGCGGGTGGCCATTCGGCCAGGCCCTCGGCGGTGCCGGCGGTCTCACCCGGCGCGAGGACACCACTGGCGTTACGGCTCCAGGACTGGTCCGAGACGTCGCCCCGGTCCGCGTCCGATTCCGGTTCCGGACGGGAGTAGACCTCCAGAGTCCGGCGCCCGTCCGCGTCGGGCGCGCCGACGCTCAGCCGCAGCTGGGCGCCGCCCCGCTCGGGCAGGATCAGCGGCGCCTCCAGGGTGAGCTCCTCCAGCAGATCGCAGCCCACCTGGTCGCCCGCCCTGACCGCCAGTTCGACGAAGGCCGTGCCCGGCAGCAGCACCGTACCGGCCACCGCGTGGTCGGCGAGCCAGGGGTGGGTGTGGAGGGAGAGCCGCCCGGTGAGCAGGAAGCCGTCGGTGTCCGGCAGCTCGACAGCCGCGCCGAGCAGCGGGTGGTCGGCGGAGCCCAGACCGGCGGAGGAGACATCGCCCGCCGAGGCCGGGACCTCGATCCAGTAGCGCTGGTGCTGGAAGGCGTACGTGGGCAGGCCGATACGGCGCGCGCCGGTGCCCTCGAACACCGCCTCCCAGTCCACCGCCACACCGCGCGTCCACGCCTCACCGACGGAGGCCCAGAACCGGTCCAGGCCACCCTCGTCACGCCGCAGCGAACCGATCGCGGCGGCGTCCACACCGGCGTCCTCGGCGGTCTCCTGCACACCCATCGTCAGCACCGGGTGGGCGCTGGACTCGATGAAGACACCGAAGCCCTCGTCCAGCAGACGGCGAACCCCGCTCTCCAGCTCGACGGTGCGCCGCAGGTTGGTGAACCAGTACTCGGCGTCCAGCTCCGAGCCCGCGACCCACTCCCCCGTCACGGTGGACAGGAAGGGCACTTCGGCGGCCTTGGGCTGTACGGGCGCCAGCAGCTCCAGCAGCTCGTCGCGGAGCAGCTCGACCTGGGCGGAGTGCGAGGCGTAGTCCACCGGCACCCGACGGGCGCGGACCTCGTCCGCCTCGCACGCGGCGATCAGCTCGTCCAGGGCCTCGGGCTCACCCGAGACCACCACCGACGAGGGGCCGTTGACGGCGGCGACCGAGATCCGCTCCTCGCCCCAGGGGGCGATCCGCTCCCGCACCTGGGCCACCGGAAGCGCCACCGACACCATGCCGCCCTTGCCCGCCAGCACCCGGCCAATGGCCTGGCTGCGCAGCGCCACGACACGGGCGGCGTCCTGCAGGGACAGAATGCCCGCCACGCACGCCGCCGCGATCTCACCCTGTGAGTGACCGATCACCGCCGCCGGGGCGACCCCGAGCGAACGCCACAGCTCCGCCAGCGACACCATCACCGCGAACAGCACCGGCTGGACCACATCCACCCGGTCCAGCGATGGCGCACCCTCCGCACCCCGCAGCACATCCACCAACGACCAGTCGGTGAACTCCGCCAACGCGGCCGCGCATTCGTGGATACGGGCCGCGAACGCCGGCGCCGTGTCCATCAGCTCCACGGCCATACCCGCCCACTGGGACCCCTGCCCCGGGAAGACGAAAGCCGTCTTGTCGGACACCCCGACGTTCTGGACCGGCGCCACACCCTGGACCAGCGCCGTCAGGGCCCGGATGAAGTCGTCGCGGTCGGTACCCACCAGTACCGCACGCTGGTCGAAGGCGGCGCGGGTGGTGGCCAACGAGTAGCCGACATCGGCCGGACGCAGTTCCGGGTTCGCGTCGAGGTGGGCCAGCAGCTTGGCGGCCTGCGCGCGCAGCGCCGCCTCACCCCTGGCGGACAGCGGCCACGGCAGCGCGCCGGACACTTCGAGGGAGGGTTCGGCAGGCTTCGCCGCCGTCTCTCGCTCCGCCGGGGCCTGCTCGAGGATGGTGTGCGCGTTGGTGCCGCTGATACCGAACGAGGACACCGCGGCACGCCGCGGACGGCCTGTCTCGGGCCACTCCACCTGCTCGGTCAGCAACGACACCGCACCCGCCGACCAGTCCACATGCGGCGACGGCTCATCCACATGCAACGTCCGGGGCAGCACACCATGCTCAATGGCCTTGACCATCTTGATGATCCCCGCCACACCGGCCGCCGCCTGCGTGTGACCGAAGTTCGACTTCACCGACCCCAGCCACAACGGCGCCTCATCGGTGTGCTCCTGACCGTACGTGGCCAGCAACGCCTGCGCCTCGATCGGGTCACCCAGCGTCGTACCCGTACCATGCGCCTCGACCACATCCACCTCAGCGGCGGACAACCGGGCATTGGCCAGCGCCTGCCGGATCACCCGCTGCTGCGACGGACCGTTGGGAGCGGTGAGGCCGTTGCTGGCGCCATCCTGGTTGATCGCACTGCCGCGCACGACCGCCAGCACCGGATGCCCGTTCTTCCGGGCGTCCGACAGCCGCTCCACCAGCAGCATGCCCACACCCTCGCCCCAGGCCGTACCGTCGGCCGCCGCCGCGAACGGCTTGCAGCGACCATCGGTCGACAACCCGCGCTGCTTGCTGAAAGCGATGAAGGTGCCGGGGGTGGCCATCACGGTCACACCACCGGCCAGCGCCAGCGAGCACTCACCGCTGCGCAGCGCCTGCACCGCCATGTGCAAGGTCACCAGCGACGACGAACACGCCGTGTCCACCGTCACCGCCGGACCCTCAAGACCGAAGGTGTACGACACCCGGCCCGACGCCACACTGCCCGAACTCGCGGTGCTGATGTAGCCCTCAAGACCATCGGGCGCACGGTGCAGCAGAGAGCCGTAGTCGTTGTACATCACACCGGTGTACACACCGGTCCGGCTGCCACGCACCGCCGCCGGGTCGATACCGGCCCGCTCGAACGCCTCCCACGACGTCTCCAGCAGCAACCGCTGCTGCGGGTCCATGGCGAGGGCCTCACGCGGCGAAATCCCGAAGAACACCGGATCGAAGTGATGGGCATCGTGCAGGAAACCACCGTTACGGGCATAGCTGGTGCCCTGCCGGTCCGGGTCGTCGTCATAGAGCGACTCGATGTCCCAGCCACGGTCCGTGGGCATATCGGTGATCGCGTCGGTGCCCTCGACCACCAGCTTCCACAGTTCCTCGGGCGAGGTCACCCCGCCGGGGAACCGGCAGCTCATCGCCACAATGGCGATCGGCTCATCGGCACCCGCCGTCGCGGCGACCACGGGAGCGCCCGTATCCGCCTGACTGCCCTGCGCCTCGGCCCGCAGATACGCGGCGAGGGCGACCGGGTTCGGGTAGTCGAAGATCAACGTGGCAGGGAGCCGGACACCACTGGCAGCCGTCAGACGGTTGCGCAACTCGACAGCGGTCAGCGAGTCGAAACCGATTTCGCTGAACGCACGCTGCGGTTCCACCGCCTCCGGCCCGGCATAGCCGAGCACCGCGGCCACCTGCGCACGCACCAGGTCCAGCACGATGCCCTCGGCCTCGGCGTCCGGGACCCCGGCCAACTGCCGCGCCAGCGCACCGGACCGCGCCGCCGCGGCCGCCTGAGCCGCCCGACGCGGCGGAACCCGCACCAGACCACGGAACAGCGGCGGCAGCATCCCCGCACCCGCCTGAACCCGAAGCGCGGCCATATCCAGCGGCAACGGCACCAACAGCGCCTCGTCCGAGCCCTGCGCGGCATCGAACAGCTCCAGGCCCATGTCGGCGGTGATCGCGGCCGCACCGCCTCGCCGCAACCGGTCGAGCTCCGCCTCGTCCAGCTCCCCGGCCATACCACTGGGCTCGGCCCACAGACCCCACGCAAGGGAAGTGGCGGGCAACCCCTGGGCCCGACGGTGCTGGGCCAGAGCATCCAGGAAGGCATTGCCCGCCGCGTAGTTGCCCTGCCCCGCACCACCGAACACACCGGCGGCCGAGGAGAACAGCACGAACGCCGACAGATCCAGGTCCCGGGTCAGCTCGTGCAGGTTCCACGCCGCGTCCACCTTCGGACGCAGCACCCGCTCCACCCGCTCCGGCGTCAGCGACCCGATCACACCGTCGTCCAGCACACCCGCCGTGTGCACGACGCCGGTCAGCGGATGCTCCGCCGTCATCGCCGCCAGCACCTCGGCCAGCGCGTCGCGGTCCGCCACATCGCAGGCGGCCCAGCGCACCTCCGCGCCCGACTCGGCCAGCTCGGCGCTCAGTTCGGCGGCTCCGGGGGCCTGGTCACCACGGCGGCTGACCAGCAGCAGCCGACGCACACCCCGCTCGGTCACCAGATGGCGCGCGAAGAGATTGCCCAGCATCCCACCGGCACCAGTGATCAGCACCGTGCCGTCCGCGTCGAAGGCGAAGGGCTCCCGGTCGGTGGCAGGGGCGGTGGTGCGGGCCAGGCGCGGGGTCTTGACCGCGCCCTGGCGTACGGCGAGTTCCTGCTCCCCCGATTCCAGGGCAGCGGGGAGTGCGGTGAGCGAGTCCGGGTGGCCGTCGAGGTCCACCAGGACGATACGCCCGGGATTCTCCGACTGCGCCGAGCGGATCAGACCGGTCGCGGTGGCCTGCGCGGGCTCGGCCACCACGTCCTCGGCAGCCGTAGCCACCGCGCCCTGAGTGAGAACGACCAGCCGCGAGTCCGCGAAACGGTCCTCGGCCAGCCACGTCTGCACCAGATCGAGAGTCCCGACAGCGGTCTCGTGCGCCATCGCGACCGGCGAGGAGCCCTCCCCCGACACCGCCTGCGGCGCCAAGGAGACCACGACATGCTCCGGAGCCACAGCACCGGACTCGACCGCCCCGGCCAGCCCGGCCAGATCCGCGTAGAGGTCCGCTTCGAGGCCAGGGACCCCCGCGCCCACCACCGCCACACGCCCCCCGGAGGACGTGCCAGTGGGAGCCGGTACCGGCACCCACTCCACCCGGAACAGAGCATCCGCCGCGCCACCACCAGCATGACCGGCACCCAACTGCTCCGGCGACACCGCACGCAGCGCGAGCCGCTCCACCGACGCCACCGGCGCACCCGTCACATCAGCCAGCTGAAGCGCCACCGTGCCATTCCCGGCCGACGACAACCGAACCCGCACACTGTCCGCACCCACCGAGTGCACCCGCACACCGCTCCAGGCAAAGGGCAGACCACCCCGCTCCAGGTCCTCGGTCAGATCACCCAGCCCGATCGTGTGCAGCACAGCGTCCAGCAGCGCAGGATGCAACCCGAACACATCGGCACCGGGCTCCACACCCTCAGGAAGCGCGACCTCGGCATAGACCTCGCCATCGGCCCGCCAGGCCGCCCGCACCCCCTGGAAAACCGGACCATAGCCGAAGCCCGCCTCGGCCAGACCCTCATACAGCCCATCGATCCCGATCCGCTCGGCACCCGCCGGCGGCCAGACACTCAACTCGAACGACGGCACCGACGACGACGCGCCCTCCAGGAGCACACCGGTGGCATGCCGCACCCACAGCTCGTCGTTCCCGGCCTCGTCGGGGCTCGAGTGGAAGGTCACGGTACGGCGGCCGGTGTCGTCCGGGGCCCCCACGGCGATCTGCAACCGCACCCCGCCCCGCTCGGGCAGGATCAGCGGCGCCTCCAGCGTGAGCTCCTCCACCAGATCGCAGCCCACCTGCTCACCGGCCCGCACCGCCAGCTCCACGAACGCGGTACCGGGCAGCAGCACCGAGCCCATCACCGCATGGTCGGCCAGCCACGGATGCGTCTCCAGCGACAGCCGCCCGGTGAACAGGAAGCCCTCCGCGTCGGCCAGGGACACGACCGTGCCGAGCAACGGGTGGTCGGCGGAGCCGAGGCCGGCCGAGGAGACGTCACCCAGCGAGGCCGGGACCTCGATCCAGTAGCGCTGGTGCTGGAAGGCGTAGGTGGGCAGTTCGACACGCTCCGCGCCGGTGCCCGCGTAGTACGCCTCCCAGTCCAGGGCCGCGCCACGGGTGTGCAGAGTGGCCAGGGCGGTGGTCAGGGTCTCCACCTCGGGGCGGCCGGACCGCAGCACGGGGACGAACGCCACCTGCTCCGCCTCGCCCGCCAGACACTCCTGTCCCAGCCCGGACAGCACACCGTCCGGGCCCAGTTCGAGGTACGTCGTGACACCCTCCGCCTCCATCGCGCGGATGCCGTCGAGGAAGCGCACGGCCTCGCGGACGTGACGCACCCAGAAGCCGGGGCTGGTGATCTCCTCGGCGGAGACGACGTTCCCGGTGAGATTGGAGACGATCGGGATACGCGGAGCCTCGTACGCGAGCCCCTCGGCCACCTCGCGGAAGGCGTCGAGCATCCCGTCCATACGCGGCGAGTGGAACGCGTGGCTGACCGTGAGCCGCTTGGTCTTACGCCCCCGCTCCTCGAAGCCCGCCGCGATCTCCACCGCCGCGTCCTCGTCACCCGCGATGACCACCGACGTCGGGCCGTTCAGCGCGGCGACGCTCACGCTGTCGGTGAGCAGCGGCAGCACCTCGTCCTCCGACGCCTGGACGGCGATCATCGCCCCACCCGCCGGAAGCTCCTGCATCAGACGGCCACGCGCCGCCACCAGCTTCACCGCGTCCGCCAGCGACAGCACACCCG is a window from the Streptomyces luomodiensis genome containing:
- a CDS encoding ABC transporter permease — translated: MSTSARPPSSTGETTGAKATEEKPASSATPSASQGGGQAPSGDKPAERKVPDPRTPAPAAPARDKGDDDRAAEIKAAEDDGFEDTRTVLVRSKSPNAAPAAEERAEERKAPAAPPVKQPTSHETRHHEPKPLDTRPHEHRHHQPTGSGTTHGDIGDTLTLVIKPQPAPSASQAAQDAKAALNAIIAAAEARSPLVEPEPERGLELELPDGKRRGGRHRRRASRWRTFFFILWRDIFVTGREMGPFLGQVIVEPFFMLFVFGKVLGEIGMTQPGFQQVLLPGVVALNSFLVALQNTALPLAIDFSWTKEIEDRLLSPLPVGLVAVEKAIFGAMRGVIGALVMIPIGLWLLDDVSWPLSKMPETLGILALGGLVGAAVGLTLGTLTPARHISIVFAMTLTPIMFTGATQFPWRSLEGVRWFQILCSVNPLTYVTEAMRGLLLPSGPGIPESIPLWICGCAIGASILIYGFIGIRGFNRRAQD
- a CDS encoding ACP S-malonyltransferase, which produces MTASEQTKTAIVFPGMGPSSFSEVGRFLTLDPFARKRLAEADDALGYSVFDRLRDSEDDYSEATQIAFLVNSMASADRAEQEHGLVPDLCVGPSFGQKAAAAYVSSLPFPEVVRLTAELARCEHAYFTEEYQDAVTHTFVRTPQEKLTEILAEFDERGEWYDYSGYLDDGFFMVSLREKELEGFKKAISQAGGYSMYTMVPAVHAPAFAELRRRAAEEILPRYDLKDPKLPVVTDQDGTIVTSADELRTMLLDTFDLPIHWPKVVDTLKDAGVSKMYITGPDNLFHRLDRTKSNFEVVTVGPGKRSRPARKR